One region of Hydrogenobaculum sp. Y04AAS1 genomic DNA includes:
- a CDS encoding translocation/assembly module TamB domain-containing protein: protein MKKFLRVLVFVLALYFLVLNPIYFIYKHHISFGYKNRSFYIKNLAFKIDGKDIKINKIIFYRLGLGIKGLSYSSKPLFFYLKDGDLYLYRKHVYADANQLNIILVAQNNKPSNVPNFNLRLYERFYKILHVNVKNLYIAGADRFYNNAFALFIPRVSLEDGILHTEDYARYVYLSKSSRHELFVYVPKAYLKDGYFVAKNVNAVSYLYDFNINFWWAHRIGKAIASGFVMPIKTPVFDTSTLNGILKAIIKNKDIYFNSQLKLSYINIPSLKPIKPASFDIKGSVLDQGDVSFDGILKSPLAELYINYTDTRNDFNINIKNLHLTNKDIASNIKYSIDLYAGGKLFYSIDNKILNLDLKLSNVRLYKYTFGIGLLKGKLDFKKKDAGSLYYSLYGNQSVKGYIAFNNKNIFTKANLDNFYISYNNVNASISGILQANLYPKFFVEGYLNASSIKVPYVNVSSLPIMLSYKDNIFTLSSNSSYMSALFTYQKNIINGYIKPKHLMIYKYINGAIYTIDLTNGIIVVSNKNIYINNVGFSASNSKNLYAFGNINGAGTLRNISGNVEISNANYRFLKNIKGNVYFSYKNNMLNLKPTLKEQNFLLTSDLNISKSINFNAKLIGKNKILHVDLAFNGSIDSKENINAVGFAVYKGIKLPINFYIKNTNGVYTMYGNGFNIKYKNLYINVASVSGSSQKDGNIAWKTKGFKVYLYNQPILETSAISGILGLKPFYLKSNQAHINGLLKGSFYFGYDKKFYTSSNGVIDIDDTLAFIKSKLPFLLVGNINYALNIDDKDINLYLKSQKPVLLLSKYLSLPLYSDINLDIKTSKDGYFTPVNFVFSSSDGKHSIAFNITTSNHNIYIGSSLKRLPVYLYSKNGYYQGFVDGFVDTSYIFKNLSSFINIKGHLYPNGLIYIKSFSTSPSYGSSPKLPKNLYMDMDIQSLTPITVMLPEGNIYSNIEGKIFARNGNLGYNLNLKASGGELTYSDKIFYVMHGVLKLKDTNKYINVLLMSPGDSYNTYISLVGNLEDPAFDIYSNPPMPKSELLSSFILNKSGIAALPINAMASKLAKYSPSGLASSIFGTNVNLNVYPSQSANGSLNTNVEVNKDISKNIKLKAHISTSQNPLDTYYGGSIKLTPNTSIELQMYGNGSSESNISFEKHFDFGR, encoded by the coding sequence ATGAAGAAATTTTTAAGGGTTTTAGTGTTTGTTTTAGCGCTTTATTTTCTTGTTTTAAACCCGATTTATTTTATATATAAACATCATATAAGCTTTGGTTATAAAAATAGAAGTTTTTATATTAAAAATTTGGCTTTTAAAATAGATGGAAAAGATATAAAAATAAATAAAATTATATTTTACAGGCTGGGCTTAGGTATAAAAGGGCTTTCTTACAGTTCAAAGCCTTTGTTTTTTTATTTAAAAGATGGAGATTTATATCTTTATCGTAAGCATGTATATGCCGACGCCAACCAGTTAAACATCATTCTTGTGGCTCAGAACAATAAACCTTCTAACGTTCCAAATTTTAATCTAAGGCTTTACGAAAGATTTTATAAAATACTCCATGTAAATGTTAAAAATCTTTATATAGCTGGAGCGGATAGATTTTACAACAACGCTTTTGCACTTTTCATACCCCGAGTTAGCCTTGAAGACGGCATTCTTCATACAGAAGATTATGCTCGTTATGTTTATCTTAGCAAAAGCTCAAGACATGAGCTTTTTGTATATGTGCCAAAAGCATACTTAAAAGACGGTTATTTTGTGGCAAAGAATGTAAACGCCGTATCTTATTTATACGATTTTAACATAAACTTTTGGTGGGCTCATAGAATAGGTAAAGCAATAGCTTCTGGTTTTGTAATGCCTATAAAAACACCTGTTTTTGATACTTCCACTTTAAACGGCATTTTAAAAGCTATTATAAAAAACAAAGATATATATTTTAACTCACAGTTAAAACTTAGCTATATAAATATACCTTCGTTAAAACCTATAAAACCAGCTTCTTTTGATATAAAGGGATCTGTTTTAGATCAAGGCGATGTGTCTTTTGATGGTATCTTAAAAAGCCCTTTGGCAGAGCTTTATATAAATTATACGGATACACGCAACGATTTTAATATAAACATAAAAAATCTTCATTTAACCAACAAAGATATAGCTTCAAACATAAAATATTCTATAGATTTATACGCTGGTGGAAAGCTATTTTACAGCATAGACAACAAAATCCTAAACTTAGATTTAAAGCTTTCAAACGTAAGACTTTATAAATATACCTTTGGTATTGGGCTTTTAAAGGGAAAACTTGATTTTAAGAAAAAAGATGCTGGTAGTCTATACTACTCTTTGTATGGAAATCAAAGTGTAAAAGGTTATATAGCTTTTAATAACAAAAACATTTTTACAAAAGCAAACTTGGATAATTTTTATATCTCTTACAACAATGTAAACGCTTCTATAAGTGGCATTTTACAAGCAAATCTTTATCCTAAGTTTTTTGTAGAAGGATATTTAAACGCATCTTCTATAAAAGTCCCTTATGTAAATGTTAGCTCTTTACCTATAATGCTTTCTTATAAAGATAATATTTTTACACTTTCTAGTAATTCATCTTATATGAGTGCTTTATTTACTTATCAGAAAAATATTATAAATGGCTATATAAAACCAAAGCACCTTATGATTTACAAGTATATAAACGGTGCAATTTATACTATCGATTTAACAAATGGTATTATCGTGGTATCAAATAAGAACATATATATAAACAACGTAGGGTTTAGCGCTTCTAATTCAAAAAATCTTTACGCTTTTGGCAATATAAACGGTGCTGGAACTCTTAGAAATATCTCTGGAAACGTTGAGATATCAAATGCAAACTATAGATTTTTGAAAAATATAAAAGGAAATGTATATTTTTCTTATAAAAACAATATGCTCAATTTAAAACCTACACTAAAAGAGCAAAACTTTCTACTTACTTCAGATCTAAATATATCAAAGTCAATAAACTTCAATGCTAAGCTAATAGGTAAAAATAAGATTTTGCATGTGGATTTGGCTTTTAACGGTAGCATTGATAGTAAAGAGAACATAAACGCCGTTGGTTTTGCGGTTTATAAAGGCATAAAATTACCAATAAACTTTTACATAAAAAACACCAACGGTGTATATACTATGTATGGAAACGGTTTTAATATTAAGTATAAAAACCTTTATATAAATGTGGCAAGCGTAAGTGGAAGTTCTCAAAAAGACGGTAATATAGCATGGAAAACAAAGGGATTTAAGGTCTATCTTTACAACCAACCTATTTTGGAAACCTCAGCCATAAGTGGTATACTTGGTTTAAAACCTTTTTATTTAAAATCAAACCAAGCACATATAAATGGTCTTCTTAAGGGAAGTTTTTACTTTGGCTACGATAAGAAGTTTTATACAAGCTCAAACGGTGTTATAGATATAGATGATACTTTGGCCTTCATCAAATCAAAGCTTCCTTTCTTATTAGTTGGTAATATAAACTACGCTCTTAATATAGATGATAAAGATATAAACTTATATCTTAAAAGCCAAAAACCTGTTTTACTTCTTTCAAAATATCTATCTTTACCTTTGTACAGCGATATAAACCTTGATATAAAAACTTCTAAAGATGGTTATTTTACACCTGTTAATTTTGTGTTTTCATCTTCTGATGGTAAACATTCTATAGCTTTTAATATAACAACCTCTAACCATAACATTTATATAGGTTCTTCTTTAAAGAGATTACCAGTTTATTTATACTCAAAAAATGGCTATTATCAAGGATTTGTAGATGGATTTGTGGATACAAGTTATATTTTTAAAAATCTTTCTTCTTTTATAAATATAAAAGGACATCTTTACCCAAATGGACTTATTTATATCAAAAGCTTTTCCACTAGCCCTTCTTATGGAAGCTCTCCTAAACTTCCTAAAAATCTTTATATGGATATGGATATTCAGAGTTTGACACCAATTACTGTAATGTTGCCAGAAGGGAACATATATTCTAATATAGAAGGAAAAATCTTTGCAAGAAATGGAAATCTTGGTTATAATCTAAATTTGAAGGCTTCTGGTGGAGAGCTTACTTATTCAGATAAAATATTTTATGTGATGCATGGTGTGTTAAAACTAAAAGATACCAACAAGTATATAAACGTACTTTTGATGTCGCCCGGAGACTCTTACAACACATACATATCGTTGGTAGGAAATTTAGAAGACCCTGCTTTTGATATATACTCAAATCCTCCTATGCCAAAAAGCGAGCTTTTATCTTCTTTCATATTAAACAAATCCGGTATAGCAGCACTTCCTATCAATGCTATGGCTAGCAAACTAGCAAAATATTCACCTTCTGGTTTGGCGAGCAGTATATTTGGAACAAACGTAAACTTAAACGTGTATCCAAGTCAAAGTGCAAACGGTAGTTTAAATACAAATGTAGAAGTAAACAAAGACATATCAAAGAATATAAAGCTAAAAGCTCATATTAGCACAAGTCAAAACCCTCTTGATACTTATTATGGGGGTTCTATAAAACTAACTCCAAACACCTCAATAGAGTTACAGATGTATGGAAACGGCTCTTCGGAAAGTAATATAAGTTTTGAAAAACATTTTGATTTTGGTAGATGA
- a CDS encoding SMR family transporter — protein sequence MIYWLALFLALFLNAFSNIAVKIGAIKSSKLFILAGLLGFGIQFLFYAFALKKINLSIAYPIMVGSGFVIISLFSYFYLKEHMNIYDFVGMVLIFVGVLLISVR from the coding sequence ATGATATACTGGTTAGCTCTTTTTTTAGCTCTTTTTCTTAATGCTTTTTCAAATATAGCTGTAAAAATAGGTGCTATTAAAAGCTCAAAACTTTTTATACTGGCTGGTCTCTTGGGTTTTGGTATTCAATTTTTGTTTTACGCTTTTGCTCTAAAAAAGATAAATCTAAGTATTGCCTATCCTATCATGGTGGGAAGTGGATTTGTGATTATAAGTTTATTTTCTTATTTCTATCTAAAAGAGCATATGAATATATACGATTTTGTTGGTATGGTTCTTATATTTGTTGGTGTTTTGCTTATAAGTGTAAGATAA
- a CDS encoding succinyl-CoA synthetase subunit alpha encodes MKGTVYLNENTRFVVIGITGREASQVVTETEALYPGFIKAGVTPGKGGASVANVPVYNTVKEAKTHHPEINAGLIYVPPVSVKDAVIELVNNGIKLIYIITEHVPIRDTAYFYNYAKERGVIIVGPTSLGAIVPSVPMRVGAIGGKDPSIAYKPGGLVILSKSGGLTTTTAEMMMRRGWGVYTAIALGGDVISCTTFEDVIRNIHNDPNVKAIVIQGEVGGTYEENAAMAILELYKQGKWKKPVAAFVAGRFQENLEGVSFGHAGAIVERGKGKASTKIKLFNEVGKETGLVKVAEFYHDLPTCLEELGVPRDFEDTTGASVKPLYSTI; translated from the coding sequence ATGAAAGGTACTGTTTACTTAAATGAAAATACAAGGTTTGTGGTGATAGGTATTACAGGAAGAGAAGCTTCCCAGGTGGTTACAGAGACAGAAGCTCTTTATCCTGGATTTATAAAAGCTGGTGTTACGCCTGGAAAAGGCGGCGCTAGTGTTGCCAACGTACCAGTTTATAATACTGTCAAAGAAGCCAAAACTCATCATCCTGAGATAAACGCAGGTCTTATATATGTGCCACCTGTATCTGTAAAAGACGCTGTCATTGAGCTTGTAAACAACGGTATAAAACTTATATATATTATCACTGAGCATGTACCAATAAGAGATACAGCTTACTTCTATAACTATGCCAAAGAAAGAGGTGTTATCATAGTAGGTCCTACTTCTCTTGGTGCCATAGTACCTTCTGTGCCTATGAGGGTTGGTGCTATTGGCGGTAAGGATCCTTCCATTGCCTATAAACCTGGTGGTCTTGTGATATTGTCAAAATCTGGTGGTCTTACTACCACCACCGCTGAGATGATGATGAGAAGAGGTTGGGGTGTTTATACCGCTATCGCTCTTGGAGGAGACGTAATATCTTGTACTACATTTGAAGATGTTATAAGAAATATACATAACGATCCGAATGTAAAAGCCATCGTTATCCAAGGCGAAGTTGGTGGTACTTACGAAGAAAACGCAGCTATGGCTATATTGGAACTTTATAAACAGGGTAAGTGGAAAAAGCCAGTGGCTGCTTTTGTGGCAGGAAGATTTCAAGAAAATTTGGAAGGCGTATCCTTTGGTCATGCCGGTGCTATAGTGGAAAGGGGTAAAGGCAAAGCTAGCACCAAGATAAAACTTTTTAACGAAGTGGGTAAAGAAACGGGTCTTGTTAAAGTGGCTGAATTTTATCACGATTTACCTACTTGTTTGGAAGAGCTTGGTGTTCCAAGAGACTTTGAAGATACCACCGGTGCTTCTGTGAAACCCCTTTACTCTACCATATAA
- a CDS encoding succinate--CoA ligase subunit beta, translated as MNLYEFEAYDKIFKKYGVPVLNYMYADHINDDLKDFANKLGESVVKSQVLVGKRGKAGAVKLCKTPEEAIETAKALLQYPVYGEMPVGIIIAEKAKILKELYASITYSTETRTPVLVLSLEGGMDIEEVPPEKVRTFKIDPLVGLYPYMVREYLMDMGFPKEYIGVLRELSEVIANLYKAFWETEAKLIEINPLAICDVNGKQKVYALDAVVTIDDDASIPPTKIYGVRSAMKRPPTQREIEASLIDRDDHRGKAGSYVEMDGDIALMTFGGGGSTVTIETCYNIGLKPANFTDIGGNPPAEKMYKITHIILSKPGIKGVLVCGGTSNNTRIDVTLGEGVANAIRDLKKEGKLDPNWVWVVRRNGPEAEKGLRMLYEAFKECGVKGEIYNSSLPLTEAPVRLKYLLEHQVKSINDNVAEDLGV; from the coding sequence ATGAACCTCTATGAGTTTGAAGCTTACGATAAGATTTTTAAGAAGTACGGCGTACCTGTTTTAAATTATATGTATGCCGATCATATCAACGATGATTTAAAGGACTTTGCCAATAAACTTGGTGAGTCTGTGGTTAAGTCTCAAGTGCTTGTAGGGAAACGTGGCAAGGCAGGGGCTGTAAAACTTTGCAAAACACCGGAAGAGGCTATAGAAACTGCTAAAGCTCTTTTACAGTATCCAGTTTACGGCGAGATGCCAGTGGGTATTATAATTGCCGAAAAAGCCAAAATACTAAAAGAGTTGTATGCCTCTATCACATATTCTACAGAGACAAGGACTCCGGTGTTAGTGCTTAGCTTAGAAGGTGGTATGGATATAGAAGAAGTCCCACCAGAAAAGGTAAGAACCTTTAAGATAGATCCATTGGTAGGTTTATATCCTTACATGGTAAGAGAATACCTTATGGATATGGGATTTCCTAAGGAGTATATTGGAGTCTTAAGGGAGTTATCAGAAGTTATAGCAAACCTTTATAAGGCTTTTTGGGAAACAGAAGCAAAACTAATAGAGATAAACCCCCTTGCCATATGCGATGTAAATGGAAAGCAAAAGGTGTATGCCCTTGATGCTGTAGTAACTATAGATGATGATGCATCTATACCACCTACTAAGATATACGGTGTTAGAAGTGCTATGAAACGCCCACCTACCCAAAGAGAGATAGAAGCCTCTTTGATAGATAGAGACGATCATAGAGGCAAAGCCGGTTCTTATGTGGAAATGGATGGTGATATAGCCCTCATGACCTTTGGTGGTGGTGGTTCTACGGTTACCATAGAAACTTGCTACAACATAGGCCTAAAGCCTGCAAACTTTACAGATATAGGCGGAAATCCACCGGCTGAGAAGATGTACAAAATAACACATATCATTCTTTCAAAACCAGGTATAAAAGGTGTTTTGGTATGCGGTGGTACCTCAAACAACACTCGTATAGATGTGACGCTTGGTGAAGGCGTGGCAAACGCTATAAGAGATCTGAAAAAAGAAGGTAAACTTGATCCAAATTGGGTATGGGTAGTAAGAAGAAACGGTCCTGAAGCTGAAAAAGGTTTGAGGATGCTTTATGAGGCTTTTAAAGAGTGTGGTGTGAAAGGTGAGATTTACAATTCGTCTTTACCTCTTACTGAAGCACCTGTTAGATTGAAGTATCTCTTGGAGCATCAAGTAAAATCTATAAATGATAACGTTGCTGAAGATTTAGGAGTATAA
- a CDS encoding response regulator transcription factor: protein MDKDVVYVVEDDIDLAEILTFNLENEGFEVKHFTNGNEFFKTMEQTIPNIIILDIMLPGYDGVRIAKILRQNILYKDIPIIFLTAKSEEEDKIEGFNAGADDYITKPFSSKELIARIRAVLNRYKKTITTNKLKVENLELDEDKMEVTLDGKPINLTKTEFRILKYLLENIDKIMTRDKIINMLWSYGTDINDRTVDVHIKHLRDKLGDFGKYIRTIRGVGYKFSLKDE from the coding sequence ATGGATAAAGATGTTGTATACGTAGTAGAAGATGATATTGATTTAGCTGAGATACTTACCTTCAACTTAGAAAACGAGGGGTTTGAGGTAAAACACTTTACAAACGGCAACGAATTTTTCAAAACAATGGAACAAACAATTCCAAATATAATAATACTTGATATAATGCTTCCTGGTTACGACGGAGTAAGGATAGCAAAAATACTAAGACAAAACATCCTCTACAAAGATATACCTATTATATTTCTTACCGCAAAATCAGAAGAAGAAGACAAGATAGAAGGTTTTAATGCAGGGGCCGATGATTACATCACAAAACCATTCTCTTCAAAAGAATTAATAGCAAGGATAAGGGCTGTATTAAACAGATACAAAAAAACAATTACCACAAACAAGTTAAAAGTAGAAAATCTTGAACTAGATGAAGATAAGATGGAAGTAACTTTGGATGGAAAACCTATAAATCTTACAAAAACAGAATTTAGAATATTAAAATATCTACTTGAAAATATAGACAAAATAATGACAAGGGATAAAATAATAAATATGCTATGGTCATATGGCACAGACATAAACGATAGAACAGTGGATGTTCATATAAAACATTTAAGGGATAAACTTGGGGATTTTGGTAAATATATAAGAACGATAAGAGGTGTAGGTTACAAGTTTAGTCTAAAAGATGAGTGA
- the rimM gene encoding ribosome maturation factor RimM (Essential for efficient processing of 16S rRNA) — protein sequence MSEDKVTIGRFLSTFGLKGDLEVVFEFEEDIDFYIKNLKQIYLQNKQTKEFKAFNVTFKKHQNKILCHIKGIDTVEMAKSFCNATVFASAKDLPRKEDTVFLFELFGKKVKLDSGEELGRLTNVFKYANKDYLEIDFGKYIIPAEEPFLVKLDKDQIILSKDYILDLKS from the coding sequence ATGAGTGAAGATAAGGTAACAATAGGAAGATTTTTATCAACGTTTGGATTAAAAGGTGATTTGGAAGTGGTTTTTGAGTTTGAGGAAGATATAGATTTTTATATTAAAAACCTAAAACAGATATATTTACAAAACAAACAAACTAAAGAGTTTAAAGCTTTTAACGTAACATTTAAAAAGCACCAAAACAAGATACTATGCCACATAAAAGGAATAGACACAGTGGAGATGGCAAAAAGCTTCTGCAACGCCACAGTCTTTGCAAGTGCAAAAGATTTACCAAGAAAAGAAGACACGGTATTTCTTTTCGAGCTTTTTGGAAAAAAAGTAAAGTTAGATAGCGGCGAAGAGCTTGGAAGACTGACAAACGTATTTAAATATGCAAACAAAGACTATCTTGAAATAGACTTTGGTAAATATATAATACCAGCGGAAGAACCGTTTTTGGTAAAACTAGACAAAGACCAAATAATACTTTCCAAAGATTATATCTTAGATTTGAAAAGCTAA
- a CDS encoding menaquinone biosynthesis decarboxylase: MRSIKTTEELVNILEKEGELIKVKDPIDIHYEITEITDRMCKTKDPKALLFTNVKGYNVPVLTNAFGSYKRLKIIFGYENLEDIGWKLYKVLRPEIPNTFLEKLKKLPELKKLNDALPKVESKNPYKTFSESVFDIPVLKCWPKDGGRYITLPQVITKDPESGIRNVGMYRIQLLEEKKVALHWQIHKDGNSHFHKAKRLGKKLPVAIAIGADPVCTYSASAPLPPEVDEYLFVGMVRENPAELVKGKTVDIEYPKYADFVIEGYVDPEEPLIDEGPFGDHTGFYTPVDKYPAMHITAILSKDNPIYISTIVGPPPQEDKYLGYATERIFLPLIKFNLPEVVDYHLPASGVFHNFCFVSIKKRYPGHAFKVAYALLGLGLMSLEKYIVVFDEWVNVHDIDEVLWIWGNNTDPLRDIIITKGPIDVLDHSTNEVGFGGKIIIDATKKLKEEGYTRIWPEVAKTDDETKRKVDSIWQNISRFLS, translated from the coding sequence ATGCGAAGCATTAAAACCACAGAAGAGTTGGTAAATATCTTAGAAAAAGAAGGCGAGCTTATAAAGGTAAAAGACCCCATTGACATTCATTATGAGATAACAGAGATAACAGATAGAATGTGTAAGACAAAAGACCCAAAAGCTCTACTTTTTACAAACGTAAAAGGCTACAATGTACCTGTTCTCACAAATGCCTTTGGTTCTTATAAAAGGTTAAAAATCATCTTTGGTTATGAAAACCTTGAAGATATAGGCTGGAAGCTTTATAAAGTATTAAGACCAGAGATACCAAATACATTTTTAGAAAAGCTTAAAAAACTCCCAGAATTAAAAAAACTAAACGACGCACTACCAAAGGTAGAATCTAAAAACCCATATAAAACCTTTAGTGAAAGTGTATTTGATATACCGGTTTTAAAGTGCTGGCCCAAAGATGGGGGAAGGTATATAACACTTCCTCAGGTTATCACAAAAGACCCAGAATCAGGTATCAGAAACGTAGGGATGTACCGTATACAGCTTTTAGAAGAAAAAAAAGTAGCTCTTCATTGGCAAATACACAAAGACGGAAACTCACACTTTCATAAGGCAAAAAGACTTGGTAAAAAATTACCAGTAGCTATAGCAATAGGTGCAGATCCAGTTTGTACTTACAGCGCATCGGCACCTCTTCCACCAGAAGTGGATGAGTATTTGTTTGTAGGTATGGTAAGAGAAAACCCTGCAGAGCTTGTAAAAGGTAAAACCGTTGATATAGAATATCCAAAATACGCAGATTTTGTAATAGAAGGTTATGTAGACCCAGAAGAACCACTGATAGATGAAGGGCCTTTTGGAGATCATACTGGCTTTTACACACCGGTAGATAAATACCCAGCGATGCACATCACAGCCATTTTATCTAAAGATAATCCAATATATATATCCACTATAGTAGGACCACCACCCCAAGAGGATAAATACCTTGGCTATGCTACAGAGCGTATATTCTTACCCCTTATTAAGTTTAACTTACCAGAGGTAGTGGATTATCATCTTCCAGCAAGTGGAGTATTTCACAACTTTTGCTTTGTTTCCATAAAAAAGCGCTATCCTGGGCACGCTTTTAAAGTAGCGTACGCTTTGCTTGGGCTTGGGCTAATGTCTTTGGAAAAATACATAGTGGTTTTTGATGAATGGGTAAACGTGCACGATATAGACGAAGTGCTTTGGATATGGGGCAACAACACGGACCCATTAAGGGATATAATCATCACAAAAGGACCCATAGATGTACTTGATCATTCTACCAACGAAGTAGGCTTTGGTGGTAAGATTATAATAGATGCCACAAAAAAACTAAAAGAAGAAGGATATACAAGGATATGGCCAGAGGTGGCTAAAACTGACGATGAAACAAAAAGAAAGGTTGATAGCATATGGCAAAACATATCAAGATTTTTATCTTAA